The stretch of DNA CCTCGCGATCGCCCTGGCCTTCGCCGAGGCGGGGGACAAGGTCGCCATCACCAGCCGTTCGGGCGAGGTGCCCGCGGAGCTGGCCAAGTACGAGGTCATGGCCGTCCGCGCGGACATCAACGACACCGCGCAGGTGGACGCCGCCTTCACCGAGATCGAGGCCGCTCACGGCCCGGTCGAGGTGCTCGTCGCCAACGCCGGCATCACCAAGGACATGCTCCTGCTGCGGATGACCGAGGACGACTTCACCTCCGTCGTCGACACCAACCTCACCGGCGCCTTCCGCGTGGTCAAGCGGGCCTCCTCGAAGATGATGCGCGCCCGCAAGGGCCGCGTCGTGCTGATCTCCTCCGTGGTGGGTCTGCTGGGCTCGACCGGCCAGGCGAACTACGCCGCCTCCAAGGCCGGGCTGGTAGGTTTCGCCAGGTCGCTGGCGCGCGAGCTG from Kitasatospora sp. MMS16-BH015 encodes:
- the fabG gene encoding 3-oxoacyl-[acyl-carrier-protein] reductase — protein: MSRSVLVTGGNRGIGLAIALAFAEAGDKVAITSRSGEVPAELAKYEVMAVRADINDTAQVDAAFTEIEAAHGPVEVLVANAGITKDMLLLRMTEDDFTSVVDTNLTGAFRVVKRASSKMMRARKGRVVLISSVVGLLGSTGQANYAASKAGLVGFARSLARELGQRNITVNVVAPGFVATDMTAVLSEERRTEIVSSVPLGRYADPAEIASVVRFLSSDEAAYITGAVIPVDGGLGMGH